The Romeriopsis navalis LEGE 11480 genome segment CGGTTCGACAGCAGCTGGCGACTCCACATCGGTCGATTCGGTGACATCCCCTGATTCTGCCGCATCGCCTGATTCAACAATTTCAGCCGCAGCATCATCTGCATCAACCGCCTCTGGGGATACGGCTGTGGTCTCCTCCGCAATTTCTGATTCCGGAACGACCGCATCATCAGAAGATACGGCCGATGATGCGGCTTCATCACTCGATTCCTGTTTTTTCAGATTTTCGTAGGCTAGCTTCGCGTAGTTAAGCAGCTCATCCGACGATGGCTCACCCGCGGCCGCCGCCTTTGCATCAGACTCAGCCGCCGCAGACTGAGCTGAATCAGCTGGGGCCGGTTCAGCATCGGACTGAGTCGGGCGATTAAACCAATTAAACGTCATAGAAATCGAATCCGGTAGGAGAGGCAGCTCAGGCAGAACCTTCACTTAATAACTATCCTATCGGCTGATGGGTGTAGACGAAATAGGTCAAACTAGGCGGAATACCGAATCTACACCTCAGTGTTCACTGCGGCTCCGGGCGGAGTCGTCGCAACCCCCATCTGCTGAGCGACCCGACGCAAGACACCATTAATAAACCGATGGCCATCCGCTTCGCTGTAGCGCTTTGCTAATTCCACCGCTTCGTTAATTGCCACACGATCGGGGACACCCAAATAGGCAATCTCAACCGTCGCAATTTGTAAAATATGACGATCAATGGCGGCAAGCCGACTCAGTTGCCAATCTACCAATGCCTGATCAAGCTGCTGCTGAACTTCTTCACGCTCTTGATAGTAACGTCGGACAATCTCGAGGGCATACTCTCGGACCTCCGTTTGGTTAGCCAACTGGACAAATTCCGGTAGATCAAGTGCACCCCCCAAGCGATTGATCGAGTTCTGAGTCAGGGCGATCGCTTCCTTCAGCATCGTCTTCGCCTTATCTAGATCAACCGCCCGTGTCTCACTGTCTAAAATTTTGGCATCGCTGCGCTGCAGCTCTGCCGCAGCGGTTTCCAAGGTATCGCGCGCTTCAGTGGTCAAGGTTCGTACTGCTGCCAAAACCACATCCTGCAAGGCTTTCTTATCTAGCTTTGCTGCCTTTGAAGGTAGTTGACTGAGGCTCAGAAGGGCGAGTTCACGGGCAATTCGGCGGGCTTGCATGGCAGTTAAGTAGGTTCGCAGGGTGTCAAAAAACGAGAAATCGTCCGACAAGCCATATTACCAGGTTTAAGCGAAGTCCGATTGCGGCCCCAAAAACCAATTTATCCTGGAGGCAGCTTCAACCCACTGACTCCAGGACGATTCACACAAATCAGGCTGAAACATCGCGCCCTAGCAAATTTCACCCTAGGCAATTATTTGCCCACGATACATCCGTACCGGCTTATCTGCGGGTTCAGCCACTTCCGACGGTTGGGGGGCGGGCGCTTCGCCAACGACTTGACCGCGATAGGTCATAACCCGCTTTTGAGGCATCCCCGCAGGCGGCTGCTCTGGCTCGACAACCTGACCGCGATACATCAGCACCCGCTTTTGAGGCACGCCTGCGGGCGGCTGCTCTGGCTCGACAACCTGACCGCGATACATCAACACCCGCTTTGACTGGCTCGGCGCAGCGGTATCTGATGACCGTTTAACCGTATCCAGAGCTTGCTTCAAGGCATCTGCTGGAATCCGACTGGATAACTTCTTGAGAATCTCTGAGGTCGGTGGCAAAGTCTGTGCCGGAATTGACTTATCTTCTTTGACCGAAACACTTTTGATCGCCACTGTCTCTAATGCGGACAGCACCGCCGGACCGGTCATCACGCCAAATCGCATTCCTTTAATTTGACCTTCCACGAAGGCCACAACTAACATCCGGTCTTTCTCTGTAATCGCAAAGATTGCCGCTGTTGCTTGGTGCTGATGGAGCGTTGCTAACTGAGTGAAAAATTCTTGACTAGCGTTCATGGGTCAGCCTTACATCTTGTAGAGTGTGATGCCAAACAAGTAAATTGATTGACTTTGCTATGCTGCAGCATTGTTTCCTACTTACCAGTTTCGTCAACGGGCCAACATCGGAGAAGCGGAAATCCACGGATCGCAAAATCCGCGAAGTGCCAGTTCAGGGAAAAATTTCCCATGCGATGTAGCAGATTCACTCAAATTGAGCTCAGTCATTCGGCGGAGCTTATTGTTCGGATCAACGCGCGATCGTCAGAGTCATCAAACTGCTACTGAGTATTCGCAATTGCGGTTTCCGACAGATCTGCGGCCTCAGCTACTGCGCCATTTAGCGGAACGCCATGACTCAACGGCTCGGCGGGTTCTGAGTCAATCAAACTGGGTACAGGCAAATGTTGTGATTCCCAGACTTTTAAGACAATCATGTACTCATAGAACGCCTGTAACGTACACCAAGCAAACCCGGCACGCCCATCCAGAAATCCGCGGAGAAAAACGTACATGTAAATAAATCGAACCAACGGTCGCAGCGGCACACGTTGAGATAAGTCTTTGAGCGCATGGCGGCGATCGACCTCCGTCTTACCAAAAAACAGATCCGACCAATTAACCCGGCTTTGCTCCAAATGCTTAAGCGTTTCCTTCGCTTCGTTTGTGGAATACGTATTGTGCTTATCAAACCACCGCTCAAACCCCTTGCCTTGGGTGTAGTGGGGATATGTCTCGGTCAAATAGCCTGTTGAACCATTGCATTCTTCCCGCTCGGTATGGCCATAATCGCTAAACCAAACCCGCGCTTTATCAAACAGGCGCATTTGATAACGGGGATATTGGGTGCTGTGTTTAATCCACTGGCCCATGAACATGACCCGCTCAGCGGCGAAGTAGC includes the following:
- a CDS encoding glycosyltransferase family 2 protein, with amino-acid sequence MFSIFILTHNEELDIAACIESALQATDPSKNDVIVVDSFSNDRTVEIASRYPVRVMQHAFESHGKQRTWMLRHVATAYDWVYILEADERMTPELFSECLKTVENPEHIGYFAAERVMFMGQWIKHSTQYPRYQMRLFDKARVWFSDYGHTEREECNGSTGYLTETYPHYTQGKGFERWFDKHNTYSTNEAKETLKHLEQSRVNWSDLFFGKTEVDRRHALKDLSQRVPLRPLVRFIYMYVFLRGFLDGRAGFAWCTLQAFYEYMIVLKVWESQHLPVPSLIDSEPAEPLSHGVPLNGAVAEAADLSETAIANTQ
- the nusB gene encoding transcription antitermination factor NusB — translated: MQARRIARELALLSLSQLPSKAAKLDKKALQDVVLAAVRTLTTEARDTLETAAAELQRSDAKILDSETRAVDLDKAKTMLKEAIALTQNSINRLGGALDLPEFVQLANQTEVREYALEIVRRYYQEREEVQQQLDQALVDWQLSRLAAIDRHILQIATVEIAYLGVPDRVAINEAVELAKRYSEADGHRFINGVLRRVAQQMGVATTPPGAAVNTEV
- a CDS encoding DUF4278 domain-containing protein, with translation MNASQEFFTQLATLHQHQATAAIFAITEKDRMLVVAFVEGQIKGMRFGVMTGPAVLSALETVAIKSVSVKEDKSIPAQTLPPTSEILKKLSSRIPADALKQALDTVKRSSDTAAPSQSKRVLMYRGQVVEPEQPPAGVPQKRVLMYRGQVVEPEQPPAGMPQKRVMTYRGQVVGEAPAPQPSEVAEPADKPVRMYRGQIIA